A genomic segment from Luteibacter aegosomatis encodes:
- the ald gene encoding alanine dehydrogenase, with protein MRIGVPKEIKNHEYRVGLIPSSVQELVHNGHQVMVQAGAGVGAGIADADYVAAGASIVESADQVFADADMIVKVKEPLAVERKKLRKGQILFTYLHLAPDLEQTKDLIDSGAVCIAYETVTSANGSLPLLTPMSEVAGRLAPQVGAHSLEKAQGGRGVLLGGVPGVPAAEVVILGGGVSGTHAATIAVGMGAKVTVVDRSADALKRLAAQFGTSISTVFSTRAAIEELVRRADLLIGTVLVPGAAAPKLVTHDMVRTMKPGSVIVDVAIDQGGCVETSHATTHADPTYVVDGVVHYCVANMPGAVARTSTFALNNVTLPYTLALANQGWKKALAQDGHLRNGLNVCEGQVTCEPVAQAHGLPYAKAESFLGQ; from the coding sequence ATGCGCATTGGTGTACCCAAGGAAATCAAGAACCACGAATACCGCGTGGGCCTCATCCCCTCCTCCGTGCAGGAGCTGGTCCACAACGGCCACCAGGTGATGGTGCAGGCCGGTGCGGGCGTGGGCGCGGGCATCGCCGATGCCGACTACGTGGCCGCCGGCGCCAGCATCGTCGAATCCGCCGACCAGGTGTTCGCCGACGCCGACATGATCGTGAAGGTGAAGGAACCCCTCGCCGTCGAGCGCAAGAAACTCCGCAAGGGCCAGATCCTCTTCACCTACCTGCACCTCGCCCCGGACCTGGAGCAGACCAAGGACCTGATCGATTCCGGCGCCGTCTGCATCGCGTACGAGACCGTCACTTCCGCCAACGGCTCGCTGCCGCTGCTCACCCCGATGTCCGAGGTCGCCGGCCGTCTCGCCCCGCAGGTGGGCGCGCACTCGCTGGAGAAGGCCCAGGGCGGCCGCGGCGTGCTGCTGGGCGGCGTGCCGGGCGTGCCGGCCGCTGAGGTCGTGATCCTCGGTGGCGGCGTGTCCGGTACCCACGCGGCGACCATCGCCGTGGGCATGGGCGCCAAGGTCACCGTGGTCGATCGCTCGGCCGATGCGTTGAAGCGCCTCGCCGCCCAGTTCGGCACCTCGATCTCCACCGTGTTCTCCACCCGCGCCGCCATCGAGGAACTGGTGCGCCGCGCCGACCTGCTGATCGGCACCGTGCTGGTGCCGGGCGCCGCCGCGCCGAAGCTCGTCACCCACGACATGGTGCGCACCATGAAGCCGGGTTCGGTCATCGTCGACGTCGCCATCGACCAGGGCGGTTGCGTGGAAACCTCGCATGCCACCACCCATGCCGATCCCACCTACGTGGTGGACGGCGTGGTGCATTACTGCGTGGCCAACATGCCCGGCGCCGTCGCCCGCACGTCGACCTTCGCGCTCAACAACGTCACCCTGCCCTACACGCTCGCACTGGCCAACCAGGGCTGGAAGAAGGCGCTGGCTCAGGACGGTCACCTGCGCAACGGCCTGAACGTGTGCGAAGGCCAGGTCACTTGCGAGCCGGTGGCCCAGGCGCATGGCCTGCCGTACGCGAAGGCCGAAAGCTTCCTCGGTCAGTAA
- a CDS encoding SDR family NAD(P)-dependent oxidoreductase gives MDKIAIVTGGSRGLGRNTAIAIARRGDDVILTYHSNRAEAESAVREIEALGRRAVALQLDTGDASSFDAFAASVARVLKEHWKRDRFDVLVNNAGHAAYGKLGSITESDADGLYRVHLKGPVFLTQALLPLIRDGGRIVNLSSGLARFATPGYAFYGSLKAAIDMMTRYMAVELGPRGITVNAVAPGAIETDFGGGVVRDNADINRHIASVTALGRVGLPDDIGPMIATLLSEENRWVTGQRIEVSGGQSLS, from the coding sequence AAGATCGCCATCGTCACCGGCGGAAGCCGGGGACTCGGACGCAACACCGCCATCGCCATCGCCCGCCGCGGCGACGACGTGATCCTCACCTACCATTCGAACCGCGCCGAGGCCGAGTCGGCCGTGCGCGAGATCGAGGCGCTGGGCCGTCGTGCCGTCGCCTTGCAGCTGGATACCGGCGACGCCTCGTCGTTCGATGCCTTCGCCGCCAGCGTCGCGCGGGTGCTCAAGGAGCACTGGAAGCGTGATCGCTTCGATGTCCTCGTGAACAACGCGGGCCATGCCGCCTACGGCAAGCTGGGCTCCATCACCGAGAGCGACGCGGACGGCCTGTACCGCGTGCACCTGAAGGGCCCGGTTTTCCTCACCCAGGCCTTGTTGCCGCTGATCCGCGACGGCGGTCGCATCGTGAACCTGTCCAGCGGACTGGCGCGCTTCGCCACGCCAGGCTATGCGTTCTACGGTTCGCTCAAGGCCGCCATCGACATGATGACCCGCTACATGGCGGTGGAGTTGGGGCCGCGCGGCATCACGGTGAATGCCGTGGCACCGGGTGCGATCGAGACGGACTTCGGCGGTGGCGTGGTGCGGGACAACGCGGACATCAACCGGCACATCGCGTCGGTCACCGCGTTGGGGCGCGTCGGCTTGCCCGACGATATCGGCCCGATGATCGCCACGTTGCTGTCGGAGGAAAACCGTTGGGTGACGGGGCAGCGTATCGAGGTGTCGGGCGGGCAGAGCCTGTCGTGA